GCACAGATATTGTGGCTTACTTTGAATGTATTCTCGTTGCTgctaaaatacaataaattttGGTGTACATTTCACCTACATatgtcaaacatttaaaaactattttcttaCATGAATTATCGGTGTAgccttaaaagtaaaaaaaaaacaaaacaccacatgCATGAATTTATAAAAAGCGACATAATGCCTATCATATTGATGCTCTCATAATAAAAAGCTTTCAGGAGTAAAAACGGGAATCTGTCACACGATTCTGTCTGCATGCGGAATGAGTATTTTATTTATAACcagtttataaaaataaaatacaaaataattttaaaacaaaaagaaaaaaacactgtacaAGGCATTGATATGATACAAATGATagaataaacataaataattaCAGGTATATACAATGCAAAACTCCCACTCGTTACATTCTTTCCTTGAGACTGTACAGTAACATTTCGAAACCATGACGAAcattacaacacaaaaatatcaaccatcaaaaacaaaatcaaagccAGAATGACGGATGGGCAAATTAGCAAATGtcacaataaataatttttctgtCAAGTATTTATAAGTTAGTAACAAGTAATCCAATGTTATGACATGAGAAGTGTACATACGGGTGCACACCAAAGCTTTTATTAGTTTCCATCTCACTccttgaaatgaaataaaacagctgGGTTTGTTCTGTTGGTCCGTGGTTTCCTGCAACCACAAACACCAACAAGCTACTATAAAtatgacacctttctatcagcgagccgctttttaaaaaaaaaagtgacaaaggaAATCTCGTCTGGAACACTAATACTACGACTACACACCACTTATGTgcgataataataaaaacatgagaagaaATCTGATTATCTCTTAAAACCAGCAGCacttgtttagtgtctgttcCTCCCGTTTCCATTGAAGCCTGTTAGCGTGTAAGCTACGGTTGTACAATAATGATTCTTTGTTATTTAAATATTACTTTGAATATTTTACAGGTATATATTAAAAGTCTGCACAACAGCGTTTCTGAACTTGCTTTGAAATAGCTTGAAATCTCGTGAGCCCCGAAATCGAGAGTTTTGAGAGTGGGAGAGGGTTGATTGCTGGCGACATAAGAAATTGCACAGCCCTGCTCGAGAGCAAACactgacaaacagacacaccTCGAAATAATGCACCCTGAAAATATTCACCGATTCCCACCAGTCGATCAATAAATGCAttctcacagaaaaaaaaaaaaacacagggagTGGTAGGGAAGGGGAGGTGAGCTCTTCCGGCTTCGTAAGCTCAAAAAAGCCAGTCAGCTGTGATTTCCAGCGGTGATATACTGACCAACGCTGACGGGCACGGCAGCACGTGCCATCTACAGACAAGAGGGAAAGCGAAGGGAAAAGGCTTGGCTCGGCCTAATAGTGGAATGATCTCCAACACAGACAAGGCTCAGTCATCCCTCGCTACGCACAGAGGGGCAGAGAAGAGACATTAAGGCGGCTGACTGACTGAACGCTGTCTGCCTTCAGGATGAGTCATCATAGCTGCTCTGTGAGGCTAGCGTAGGTACCTGCAAGATCTGCAAACAAAAAGCGGGTTTATATCTACAAAGCAACGTGCCCCATTCCGTCTCCCTTTAACCACATCTGCAAAATCCATCAAAATATTTGGCAATGTGATTTAGTTTTCATCCACGTGTGCAGCAATACCTTAAGAGAGGCCATCAGTCTGTTCCCCCTTTTCATCTTTCTGCTAATTATGCATTTTGTGCATCGTGTCGTGTTGATGCGCTGATAAAAAATATCACATTCCAGCGCACGCAATCATCCCAAGTCAGTGCAGGAAGCGCTGAAAAACTAACATCAGGTGGGGAAATGAATATTAAAGATGCGTCAGAGAAGATATAGAGTCACGGAAATTAAATTTGCTCACCCGACAGGTAGTGAAATCCCCTGCCGGGTTAAAATCTCCACTAGATAAATGCTATGTGATAAGTGGTATGCAGCCTTTTCTTACTCAgtagttgatttgttttttctgttgaaGCATGCAAAGAGTAGCACTGGAAGGAAGCTGGAGTTATTTTACAGTATCTTACAAGCAGAGGAGTGGGAAGAGGTTGTGGAGGAGAGGAATcctaaactaaacacaaaaccgATTCCTTGGACTTGTGCACAAACATACTGTATGTACTTATATTAAATACATTCTCCGGCGCAAGAGAAACACAAacgaaataaaaacattcttgCACATGGAGGCGTGGAACGTCATTTTGGTGTGAGAAATATATGTACATATGGCCTCCGTTTTTAGTAACATTtgacaaaatgtgtatttttgaggTCTGAAATTCACATTTGTTCAGAGTTTTATCTCAAACACTGACCTGGTATTTACACAGGACAGCTAAAACAGGATATacttcctgctttttttttgtcattacaaATAAGAGCTACTCTGTACTCAAGTAAACTGCTGCTCAAATTGTGTTTGATTTACAAACGTTTGTGTTGCTACCTTTTCTACATGAACGAACACTAATGAAAAGGGTTGTCTTATAACCGCTGGCACAAGTCAAGTTTTTGGCTCCTTTGTCGtcgttttttttctaattacaAACACACCAGAGTGAATTCCTTGAGCTGCCCAAAGTGCCAAGGCACACACTGAGACAAACATCTGTGTCTGGACATTATCCATCAGTAATGCACCTTATGTCGTTTAAGcttactactgctactacaacaCTGAAAAATGCACTAAGATCCAAAAAGGAGCTTCGCTTTTCAAACCTGTAATCCCTCCGTTCAGTTTAAATCCCCTCTCTAGCAACACAGTAGGCACAAAAAGGTGTGTGTCCTCACGCACTTTACACGATTGATTGTATAAAGCGTCACTGGGGAGCAGTCCCTTCAATTTAAACACTAAAAACTAACGCGAGTGATACGAAACTGCACATCCACGATCACACGGAAGAAGGGTAGGAGTCGTAAGCGTCGCTAAGCATCAAAATAAATATCTCGATAAATACAGCTGTACACAAAATTCTACCTTTGCGCGTTCACATTTATTATGAAGCAAATATTATACCCTGCCTGCAATTTCTCCAAAAGCAGAGGAGATAACTGAGTCGACCCCCAGCCAAAGATCTAATTAATCAGCTACACTGAAAATCCATCAGTTTGATTCAAGTGCATTAATAGTGGGGATAGATAAGCTACTGTAAGTTGTGTTGCAGGATGGAACAAAGTTGAATATGCAGGAGAAGGCTTCATTTATGTGCCCACCAATTTACACCGCAACTGCTTCATTTTGGAgcttcactttttggtctctgcATTGTgctaaccatccatccatccatccatccatccatccatccattctctatgcaccgctttatcctcactacgAAACATTAACTAGTTCAATTTGCTCGATATGTATCATCATCCAGCCTGTGGATGTATGTATAAAGTCCTCTGTGACTCTGGAACATCATGGGGTAATAAATGATGCAAGGAACCAGCGTTTTTCCGAGTTCAATTCAAGATAATTCAGCTTCCGCCACAGAGTTTCACTCCTCTTTTGAAAAATCTGTCTTTCACAAGTCTAGCAGCTTTAATGCTGAACTAAATCGCTGAAGTACCACTTGAAAGGCTAGCTGGGCACATAAATGAATGACAAACCCTGCATGCTAAGGTTTAAAGAGAGCACTGGGAATCAGTGAGATGTGGAAAGTTCCCActaacagcaaaataaaacttatttttctgattatATAGGAAGACTCAGGCTTTTATCCTGACTGGTGTCTATCCTAAACTGGAGTCTTCCCATCCTCTGCTATGGCAACACGAACCCGTTGGGCGACTATCTGCTCAGCTTGCTGGAGCACTTGCCCTCCCGGCTGCAGCCTTTGCCCCTGGACAGGTGGAAGGGGCCGGTGCGTGCCTGCCGGCTGCAGCAGCTCTCCTGGTGGTGGGGGTAGAAGCGGCGGGGAGGCGGCGAGCCGGAGAAGCTGGGAGGCGAGCGGCTGCGGCCCAGGCAGCCCCCTCCGCCGCCGCCCCGGTGCTCGTGGCGGGAGGGCGAGGAGCTGACGGAGCGCTgcagggaggaggagctgcGCGGGGAGGCGCTGGAGCTGCGGTGGTGGTGCGGAGAGCTGGTCAGGCTGCAGATGCCCATCCTGGAGCCGCCGTGCTGGGTGGAGGAGcggtggtggaggggggagCCGCGGGAACCATGCATCAGCTGAGCCAGGCAAGTCAGGAGGTCCGAGTCACTGGTGCTGCCGGCTCGGATTCGGTAGCGCCTGAGCCTAGACGAGTAGAAAAATGAGAATCAGCAAGGAACATATTTCAAAGGCAGAAAACAAGAGGATGAATTTATAAACAGGATCACCGTCATACCTGTACCACTGATGGTAGCTTCTAAAGTCGAAATTTTACAAATGAACAAACCATTCTTTTATCCGTGCACAAACAGAAATTGTAGTTTTAAGCACAGTTATGTTCTTTGCCATGAAAATTACAGGATTGAAACAGCTCCAACACTGTAAGGATTAAATAACTAGACACAATAAGAGCACAGTACGGTATCagtcattcatccatccattatcatacactgtttaatcctcattagggtagTGGGAGGCTGAAGCTTATTCCATTATGACGCTGGGTGAAAGCAGGgggcaccctggacaggtcactagtctaTCGCCGGGCTAcatacggacaatttagaatcaccgattaatctgagcatgtttttggactgtgggaggaagccagagtacctggagaaatcccacgcatgcacagggagaacatgcaaatatCATGCATGAAGATCCCAGGCCAagacgcgaaccagggatcttgaAGCTGTGAGGCAACACTGATAACCACcaaggcactgtgcagcccgataTTAGTCAAGAAGGCATGATTAATGTCCAACAAAGTGATTTAAAGCATCTTTTAAATGGCTTTTCAGTATTTTGCAATGCCAtggtccagggtgtcccctgccttcaccaaagtcagctgggataggctccagcaccccccacaaccctagtgaggagaaagcggtgtatagagaatggatggatggatggattatgcTGCTCCATTCATGCTGTTAACCTTAAACGCTTTAAAAACAATGGTGTCGTTAGTTTTTCAATTTTCCGTTTCACAAAACATTCTAATCAGCACTTTACCTGCCCTCCACAGTGGAGCGACAAGGCGGTTTTCCAGGAGGTGGGCGCGGCAGGAATTGGGATGCCAGCTGCTCAGCAGAAGAGGTTGAATGGACAGGACGAGGGATCCTGCTCTTGCGGGACAAagggctggaggaggaggacagagatgGAGCGTCGTCTCCTTGGCGGTCAGAGCGGGAGCCCATCAGAGAATCCTCATCCTGAGAGCGGTCGGAGGTGGAGGACAGCGGATCCCTGGCGAGGGAGGCTACCATGGGGCCACGGCGGTCGGAGAGGGACGGCGAGGCAGTGGGAGAGGGGACCGGGCCCTGGTGGTTGGCTTTCTTCTGGAGGAGTTTCTCCTTGGCGGACCCCGGCGGAGGGAGCTCCAGCAGGCTGGAGGGTTCGAGGACAGGGATGCGACTGTGCCTGCGACTGGAGACTTTGCGGGGggcagagggggaggaagaggccGGACCAGTGGTCTGCTGCTCCGGATTCACTCCTCCACCCACCTCCTCCCTTAGCTGTGGCTCTGTGGCACAGGGAGCGAGGTCAGAATCATTCTCAGGGTCTTTTAGCTTGGCGAAAGCACCGTTACTTAAATCCCTTTGGCTGTTAACAGAAGGAGAGAGGCGGCCATTAGCGAACACGGGGCTGCGAGGGGAGCGAGGGAGCGTGGAGAGGATGGCGAGCGCGGTGGAGGCGAGCGTGGCGAACGTGGGGAAGACACACGACTTGGCACGGGGCTTTGAGCTTTGGTGTGGCTGTCTCCATTGACCAGCATCTCAGCCAGGGGGTCTGTTGGTGTCCCCGGGTGGGTGGGCACGTGATCCTGGGGGAGCTGATTTCCACTGTTTGCTCCTGGAGCTGTTGAGCATCAGCTTCAGCTTCGCCACGCCTCTCCAGCAGGAGACACTGCGGAACACTGTCCGATCCCGACTGGGAGGACAGCCCAGAGGGGCGCTGAGCCGTCAACTGGAGGGGAAAGGGGAGGTGGAGAGAAGGGAgggaaaagaaacacacacacaggtgttacttttttaaaaacacgcTAAAAATGGGAATAATATTCGAATTGTCAAAAGGTCTGTTGCTGTAAGACTACAACATGTCGAGTTGTGCTGTAGATCTGCAGCAAGAGCCTGATGCAGATGTGTGAACAGAGAAGAATATATAATATGGGGTAATAAATGGTGATTAGTTTGGCAACAGCATGCAATACCATAGCTACCATTATCAGACCGAAACACACAAAGTGCTATGGCAGTGTCAGTCAAGCTGTGAGTACTAAACCAGCAAGTAGGACAGGAAACGTTCACGCAACTTCGCAGGGGGCTTCAGCGAAGAGAGGGTGAGGAACAAatacagggagagagagagaaagagaaagatagAGAGGACAAAGACGATCTGAAACAAAAGAGACCATGCAACCTGTAGTCATGACTCGACATTCCAAACACACATGCCACaatcagacaaacacacacccctATTCAGATCACAAGAACATATGTCCAGACACAAGGACACATCTGACCCATGCTCTGTCTGGCCTGCACAATGCCCTTCATGGTTTCTGGAGAGAGCTGCCTGACAGCAACACAATAAGCAAGCCAAATGAACAAAGAAGCCAAAACTAGCaacttaaacaaaaagaaaaagaaagaacgaACAAAAATGTTGACAGCGGGTGGATTCCTACTGATGTAGAGGAAACTGAAAGGAGGCTTGGCTTTTTATGGGACTGTGACGGGCTCATCACCTGCTGAAGCTGGGCACGGGTGATGCGTATGACTGAGGGAAACTTGGTGTTGGCAGCACCAGCAGGGATGGCCGGCAGTTTCCTGCGACTGGGTGAGCGGGTGCCAGGGGCGGGGTTTGGTGGCAGAGGTAGGGAGGcgtggcaggaggaggaagaggaggggcgTTCCTGTTGCTGCTGGTCGGCCGACTGGCTGCGCCTCAGGCCCGGCTGCTGGCGCTGGTGCAGCGGGTCCGACAGGGTGGTCAGGAGGGTGTGAGGGCTGGGAGAGCGCAGAGGGATGGGGCTGGATGTCCGGACCGCGACCTCCTCAGGCAGAGACGGAGGAGAGGTGGGGAGCTAAGAGAGGGGGAAGGGAAGAAGTGGGAGGTGGAGAGAGGAGGGGTTGTGAGATAGGTGAGGGAGTGAAGAGAAGGAGGACGTGTGGTGGAAGTGATGTGAGGCAGGACAAGCAGGTTGACCTGCTGGGGGACATGATGTACCTGAACAGGTAAAGCGACGAAAGGATTATTAAGATAGCTTTGGGAATGATCTCAGGATACGAAGGGTTTGAGGGAACGGTTTAGGAGGTTTCTGGTAAGGAAGAGTACATTTACAACTAGGAGGCAGCAGTTCTGGTTGTAGGAGAGAATGGAGGAATAATTGCACTATTAGTTATAAAAGCTGCTCAAGAATTTGAGGAAAAGCCGTTAAAGTTGAATTTGCACGTTGAGCACAAATGTAGGACTGGACTCAGTGGGCTACTGGGATGTTATGAAGAGTAAAGTAGCAAAAAGTAATTtaggcaaaacaaacaaaatcatacttttaaataaataatttactctgtgaagcaaaaaaaaacccaaataaagACAAAGTCTGCAAATAAGGTAAAATTAGGCATGAATATCTAATGCAAATTAAAGTGCATTTCAAAGCCATAAGCTCTCTTTTTTCCATGCTGTGATCTGATAAAAAGCTCTGAAGTTGTGTCACAAATAACTTTGTctaacaaatacacacaagtgAAGAAGCGAGCCAACACAAAGCAGTAACATTTAGCTTCAAACTACAGCAAGATGCAGCTGGTGGAACTTTGATTGTTGTATGACATTAGCATTGAAGTTCTATACCTAGAACTCTGACTCTGTGCAGCTTTTTAACATTGTAAAATGCTGACTACAGTCAGTATCATGTATGCCATGTTTTGAGATGGCCTTCAGATGAAAGAGCTTACCTGAGTCAGGACTCCCTCAGCCAGAGCTTCAGCCGGGCTGGTTGGAGTGACGGGTGGCAGGGCCCCTACAGGGCCCACACTAAGCTCCAACTTGTCCATTTTTGCACTTCCCTTGGAAGAAGCCATGCTTTCTTGTTTAGCTTTTCCAGAGATAGGGCTTGGGCTGCCCTTCTCCCATCCAGGAGACTGTTCTTCTGGTTGGAGCACTTCTggctcctcatcctcctctgaaGGGCTGGTGGTAGCTTTGGCTCCTGGGGAGCCGCTGGGCCTCTCCACCATTACCCACTCCCTTGAGTCTATGTCCTGCCTCCCAGAGCTCAAATTGAGGGCCACGAAGCCCCCACTGCTGACTGCCCCCTCTCCCTGCTCCAAAGATCCAGGGGAAGCTGGCTTAGGAGAACCACCACCAGACCGGAACTCCTCATCGTAGTGCCAGACCCTGTCTGGACGCTCCCCGGCAGTTACAGCTTGACCCTGAGTTACTGGGATGATCGCAGCTCCGTCAGCCTCCTTCTCTTGGTGCTGGGTGCCAAGCTGCTGCTTTGCTGAACTGAACAGACACAAGTCAGATGCAAAGAATCCGCTGTCAAATCTGCTGAAAGAAACACTGTTAACATACATTGGTCCCTTGATAGACTTACCAGGCGTCCACAAAGCGCTCTGGGCTGGGTTTGGACTCTAAACCAAGCCGCCTTTCCAGCTCAAAACTGTGGATGTTGCGGAGTTTCCTCAGCAGAGGACCGTCACGATCTGAAGCCACCACCTCAGAGTGCAGTTTGACGGGGGAACCCAGGCTCGGCCCAGTGTAGGGGCTCTGGTGACCTTGGTTGCCCTGGTTGTTGCTGTGTTCCTCCTCCGTTGCCGCCTGTGGGAACCATTGAttaatttgtaataaactaaaaaaCAGGTGAATGTCAATGTAGGTGTGGATTCTTGCATGATAACTGAATAGTCTACCTTCCAGACTGCTGTCCTGATGCGGTTACGGTTGCGATCCAGCTCCTCCCAGACGTCAGCCTCCTGGTTGCGGTGCGGGTGGAGGGGGGAACCCGGCAGGCGCTCGGGTGCAGGGTTGTTCTCCACGTCGCTGAGCTGTTCGTCCTGCAGAACCTCGTCTGTGTTCTCCCTCAGAAGGTCGCCAGGGATCAGGGAGGCATTCGCCATACTGCAGCAACAAAAGGTGCACACGTTATCTCATGTCCGAGGCTATGAAAAGGAGAAAACTCTACTCTCTACCTAGTGTATTTGTGTTAAACGTACCCCATGTGTGCCGGAGTGAGGCGGGTGTGATGTTGCGGCGTCGTGGCACTGGCGCTGATCGTCAGGGTGCCATCTGTGCTGGTCCGCTCCCAGTCGTAGGGGTCATTTTCCACAACGTTGTAGGTTTTCATGCTGTTGTCAAATACTGACATAAGCAGCTGCAACGACACAAAAGTACATAATCAACCTTTGTGTGAGATTGTATTGAGGACAAATCCACAGAAGTCAACAGAAAATAGACACTTCTGGTGTTTGAAGACCTTGAGCAGATTTTTCTAGGTCATGTACCGCTCGATTTGCTTTGTCTTTGAGCAAGATGAATACGAAACCGCAGCAGAAACCAGCAAATGATAATACAGCAGAACCTTCCCTCTTTATGAAACTCAATTTAGAAGCTTGTGTTACCTGGTAGTCAGGCTTGGTGAAGTAGTCAAGAGTGGAGATGTGTTCTAAGAAGACACCGAACTCTGCCGGCAGGTGTTTGAGCATCAAACGGTGGTCGTAAGTGTCCTTTAGTTTCCCCACATGTTCCTGAGGAGGAGCAAACACACATCTGTTATGCATTCCTCACTTGGAGCGACCTAGGCAAGATGGTTCAGTGCTTGGTTGTCCTCACTTTGTCCTTGATCTTCCTCCACGGCAACTGACCGACTAGAAACTCCACCAGCATGTAGAAGAGCGACCACAGGTCATCGTGACGACCCATTTCCTGCAGAATTACACCAACTTTGCATTAATATTTACTTTTGatcaaactgtgacaaaaaaggAAGGTCGTGCAGAAATAGA
This is a stretch of genomic DNA from Acanthochromis polyacanthus isolate Apoly-LR-REF ecotype Palm Island chromosome 1, KAUST_Apoly_ChrSc, whole genome shotgun sequence. It encodes these proteins:
- the ttbk2a gene encoding LOW QUALITY PROTEIN: tau-tubulin kinase 2 (The sequence of the model RefSeq protein was modified relative to this genomic sequence to represent the inferred CDS: inserted 2 bases in 2 codons) is translated as MSGGAEQADILSVLSLVKERWKVVKKIGGGGFGEIYEALDLLTRVSVALKVESAQQPKQVLKMEVAVLKKLQGKDHVCRFVGCGRNDRFNYVVMELQGRNLADLRRSMTRGTFSISTTLRLGRQILEAIESIHSVGFLHRDIKPSNFAMGRFPSTCRTCYMLDFGLARQFTNSCQEVRPPRPVAGFRGTVRYASVNAHKNKEMGRHDDLWSLFYMLVEFLVGQLPWRKIKDKEHVGKLKDTYDHRLMLKHLPAEFGVFLEHISTLDYFTKPDYQLLMSVFDNSMKTYNVVENDPYDWERTSTDGTLTISASATTPQHHTRLTPAHMGMANASLIPGDLLRENTDEVLQDEQLSDVENNPAPERLPGSPLHPHRNQEADVWEELDRNRNRIRTAVWKAATEEEHSNNQGNQGHQSPYTGPSLGSPVKLHSEVVASDRDGPLLRKLRNIHSFELERRLGLESKPSPERFVDACSAKQQLGTQHQEKEADGAAIIPVTQGQAVTAGERPDRVWHYDEEFRSGGGSPKPASPGSLEQGEGAVSSGGFVALNLSSGRQDIDSREWVMVERPSGSPGAKATTSPSEEDEEPEVLQPEEQSPGWEKGSPSPISGKAKQESMASSKGSAKMDKLELSVGPVGALPPVTPTSPAEALAEGVLTQLPTSPPSLPEEVAVRTSSPIPLRSPSPHTLLTTLSDPLHQRQQPGLRRSQSADQQQQERPSSSSSCHASLPLPPNPAPGTRSPSRRKLPAIPAGAANTKFPSVIRITRAQLQQLTAQRPSGLSSQSGSDSVPQCLLLERRGEAEADAQQLQEQTVEISXPQDHVPTHPGTPTDPLAEMLVNGDSHTKAQSPVPSRVSSPRSPRSPPPRSPSSPRXPRSPRSPVFANGRLSPSVNSQRDLSNGAFAKLKDPENDSDLAPCATEPQLREEVGGGVNPEQQTTGPASSSPSAPRKVSSRRHSRIPVLEPSSLLELPPPGSAKEKLLQKKANHQGPVPSPTASPSLSDRRGPMVASLARDPLSSTSDRSQDEDSLMGSRSDRQGDDAPSLSSSSSPLSRKSRIPRPVHSTSSAEQLASQFLPRPPPGKPPCRSTVEGRLRRYRIRAGSTSDSDLLTCLAQLMHGSRGSPLHHRSSTQHGGSRMGICSLTSSPHHHRSSSASPRSSSSLQRSVSSSPSRHEHRGGGGGGCLGRSRSPPSFSGSPPPRRFYPHHQESCCSRQARTGPFHLSRGKGCSREGKCSSKLSR